aatttagAAATCtaatatttcatcattttttaccatattttgacaaaaatattatcatttttttctcataaaaatgactattttattttaaaacctacTTATAAACACTTGAAATAATCAAggatatttatgtcaaaaattgattagtgttcaaataaaaatactgAAGAAATTGACTTCATAAATATGATGATTATTTCAtatcttttaatcaattaattcttaattttaattatatttttcatataattaagtTTGAGTAATAAAACTATTTACCAAATACAAAATGTGACATTTTAATGattgatgaatattttttttgatatattatcaaaaatagccaaaaccctaatttaaatattaattttgagtATTTAAAGAAGTTCACTCATAGTTAGGTAGTTGAGGTGGGTGTGGCACATGACTCTTTCCTATTGTCTTGGACCCATATCCAATAAAAGACAAAAGTCCCTTGCCCATCAAATTAAATTGGAAGGTTTTAAGTATGAGTCTTGTTGGATGTGTCctattttagaatttaaggaaaatattttccacTTTGATGATGAGGAATGAGGACAATATATTCAATGTCTTAATGGCATCACATCAATTCAATGCCACGTACTTTCCAAATAATCGATTATACATAATTCAACCATGTCATAATAGAAAtgatatgaaattaaaaaacacaACTACTACTTGAACAAATATCTCATGACACGagattttaaaatatgagatatcatttgaaaaatgattgaagAGTAAGGTATTTTCTCGAGGTATTGCCCAATGGTCCTTCGAAAACCGACAATCTaaatataaaacttgaaaactttattataattgaagcaaaaggagagtggatgtaagtTTATCGCATCGAGTCACTATATATCAGAGGTTGCACTTTttctatcaaataaattttattattcattaacCTAAATGCATTTAACCAccatatattaaataaaaatttgtttttgaatttaaaaaatttagagctATATTTATAGTATGTATTTTAGTTATTAATATAACATTGAAGCATCCAAAATAACTAAAAAGCTAAATAAATTGAAtacaaaaaaatgtataaaaagagagagagagaaaaaaaaaagataggtaATGATAGTATAATGGATTATGAATAGAAACCAatattttttaaccattttaatttatttttttattttaattttgtttttctagcTTACTATTTGATAtaacaaaggctatgaataattaaggaaaatacccaaaagggggggtgaattgggtttttcaaaatctttttccacacaacaatatatgcacaaaataaataaaggaaagagataaaggtagagaattcaaactcagatttatagtggttcggcactcccttgcctacgtccactctcctcaatctcctaaccgagtgagggttccactaacttgaagctacaatcaagctttcaatcgtcttacacttggattccggctccaatgggctcttacacaatctcttcaagatttgaaccacttgaaggctttcacactcagtttacacaaggatgaaactctcaacctagcttaaggaaggctcaagtacaagagaaagctaggatgaattgcaagagtgcactaagaatatgcaattgatggtttaatgcactaagaaagaagatgagagctttttgatcaagaacaggtaggtaggctttgaatgcaattgttctcttagtcataaatgaataggaactctcaatttataggtttctaagctcgggagacaaaaacagcagaaagtagcctcgaccggacgagcaaagggtcgaccggatcactagccgtttgagcatttaatgcatagcaggttaccgttgcctcgaccggaaTTCGACCGGAcatcgaccggacctcgactggACAAAGGGTGaggctcgaccgggaagaggaagctactgggagagagagaaagtttttgtgTCTCTCTCGAccagacctcgaccggacaagggaaaccggtcgaccggttacccaaccggttgagccggttggccatagcctcgaccggatgagccttttgaccctgaaaacctatccttttttatttctttcttttccaatacttaggcaaggtctttaggagagttaatatgtcaattttgagtcaatttgcctaaggtatatttgataaaactcgggttttaaagaaaatcaagttttaaagaataaaccgagttttctaagatgcatgaaaatgtatgaacatcctaagtgcactcatgctatcatcttacattcatttcctatgatcacaagtcttccaaatggtCTTTATCCCGTATTCGTTTGATCCTTGagattatacctgagattcttaacaatttaaagcaattagtcacttaaccacggtttgttatcatcaaaacctgattaggagaacccttgggctaacactaTTGATATAATgtaaaccaatatttttttaatcatttttttttttagttttcatttatgttctcatttttttttcatattcttatttttgatGGAGGGATAAATTTTGAAGAGAAATCAGTATCTTTTTATCAATTTAattgtaagtttatttttatttttatttttatttttattttttttcttattttactatcattaatcttatttccatttttatattatattcaaatatgaaTAATGTAATCAAtacaaatttcattatattcaaatatcaaatataaagaaataaataaatgaggtaGTTTAATAAATAGCATTAAATTAGTAGATTGATAGGCGTGGAGATTACATTTAAGCtaagtttgattattgaaaagaaaaaataataataaggaaaattatttttttatattttattttcatttagaaaaataggaaagaaaatgaaatataattaaaattaattttaaaactctaaccatctatcattttttggccACACTTTAACAAAAAcacattcattttttatttatttataagaaaaagatagtttaaaatagtaattattgataattccaaaaaaaaaaaaatcttcacaCTGACAGCCCATTTGTCTGATAGTAATAATTTTGGCCCCCGGGTTGGAAAGATGACTGAAAAAGTTAAATCATACTTAATTCAAAACATGTAACATAAATGATGAAACACTTGAATATCCCAACTACTCCCCCCTCCATCTTcccttctttcattttcatgtaCAATTTGCTACATATTTCCACCACTTTCAATACCTGAAATTTCATTGAAAGAGACTTGCCAAGTATTTGGCTTCAATGACTCATCTCCCCACTCCCATTGTAGAAATATACTAACTTTAGgatactttaaaaattaaagaaaaatcacttttcaaatattacttttcccaaaacataaaaaaattagtggtCATATAAAATCGTACTAAAATGGTAATAAAACCGacccatatttttattttattttttaaaaatcaataaaaataattcttatttatgttctaaaaattattttttattttattttatttttaaaaatttttttgtttttaaaaacatgccCAAACGGGCtctattttatcaaattttcacggaaaatattatttcttcacttatttttaaaggttttttttaatattataaaattgttgtaaattaattatttcgAAATCCATGTtattcaaataatcaaatttcacattttcaatatattttctaaaGATTTCTTATAATATAATATGCATACATGGGACTTAgacaaaattcaaattattattattttaaataaataaatgatttatgatattaatttgtaataatctctatacaaaataaaaatattcatctattatttgaaaaaatagcCAACGTGGCATCGGATATATATCCGAGATATGAataatatctttttaaaaaaaattaaatataaaaaagaagttGCTCTCCAGTGATTCCATGCATTGCCCTTATGATCCACGTGTTGATTGGTCATCACCAGTCGTCTGGAATATCCATGCCTCCTGCCCTCTGACggtcctttttttcttctatttagaaaataaaattgcaatATTTCCTGGAGCCATCCCGGACAGCATAACTAACCATTCCCGCTACAATGCTACAGTGACGGCTCGTTCTGACCGTACAGATGGCCGCGATTGCGAGATCCAGGCCAACCATCTCGACACGACACCTGCCTGTCGCTGTTGATGGTGACGGTCGAGGTGATGGTAGTTACTACCTAGTCTGCTGAGGCCCGTGATTTCCGACACGCTTCTTGAATTAATTACACTTCTGCCACTCCAGCTGCCGCCTTCAATGGTTCCATGACACTGCTCTCCATCCTTCCTGTTTGAGTGTAGCTGCAGCTGATGGCTCTGACGATGCTGTCGGCCCTTTGATGAAAGCGACGGCCTAGATCCCGATACGGATGACAATCGACGGTTGTCGCTTATTATCATTTCTGACCGTAGATACAGTAGATCCGACGGCTGTACGTCGCTCCACCGCTGGTGGAACCCTCCCGATCCAGCGGCGGAAACTATGATCCGGTGGTCCAGCCGCCGCTCGAAGCTGTTTCTGTCTTCGCTGGTAAGCAGCAATTCGTCCTTTCTCGGTCTGTCAAAGCATCCCACGGCTACGGGCTCGTTTCTCTTTCTTGAGCTGGAGCTGGAGCTGTCGAGGGACCTCCTCGATGACGTCGTTTCGTCAGGTTTGTGTAAAACGATTTGGACTAACCCACTGCGCCTCTCCCCCGCCGACGAATGCCTCCCCGAAACTCGCCGGACTTCTGGGTTTCGTGGTTCGGCGTCCGGTTTTTCGACCTCGGGAGGGTCTGGCTCCGGCGGTGGTGCCACCGAGATTTTCGGCTCTTCCACGAGGAGGATATCCTCCGGGTCGACTCGGTAGCGGCAGAGAGGGCAGGTGGAGTGGGCGTCGAGCCAGGTGTCCACGCATTCGACGTGGAAAGCGTGCTTGCATTTCGGCAACAGCCGCAGGATTTCGGTGGGCTCGAACCGGTTCAAGCAAACAGCGCACTCGAGCCCGTCCTTCTGGCCGCGGAGCGACGCGAATCGGAAAACCGGCAGCGACTCGATCACCGTTCTGTCAATGCCGGAGTTTTTCCTGGCAGCGGAGGAAAGCGGAGGCGTTCCGGTGTAAACGACGCCGTTTCCTCTCTTGCAGTGTTTGGCgtagagaagaagaagaaaagtaatGGAGAACATAGTAGTGAGAACCCCCACTATCACCGCTATACTCGGCCTAAACGGAGAAAAATTAGGCCTGGGCAAGGCCGGCGGCGGCAGTGGCGGAGACTGCGAAGGATTAGCGGCCACCACCACCACATCATCGGCTCCAACTCCACCATCTACACAGAAGAAGAGCCAAAAGACGAGACACGAGAAACCGAGAAGACTCATGATTTGCCGtcagaagaacaaaaaaaggtGGTGGGAGAGAGGATGAAGAGAAGAGGGGGGGAGAATTCTAACACATGAGCATACGAACAAGAAGAGAAGACAAAGACAAAAGCAGCGGCAAGTGGCCTAGAATGGTGATCgagttaataataatttatgacCCCCACAAAAGCAAATGTAGAAAGGccatataaattaaatagacCCCGCCCAGACAGTAACAGAACACGAGAGAAAGAGAAGCGAGTTGGTTGGGAAGGTTAACCGCCTGTCGTCATCACAAGCAGAAAAGTGAATCTTCATTTCCAGAGACACGGATCCATCCAGATCTAATTCCAATACACTATGTAGCACTCCCACTACGCAACACCAAGAACAGAGATCACGCCCAAACACCCCCCATCCCCCTGCTACTGTGCCCCAACACGTGACACAGGATGCTGCCGCCCAATTTGCAATTTTTGTTTTCAGCTTATGATCTTGCCTTTTCTCGCTTTTCTTTGCGTTTTAATTTTACACAGGGAAGGCAAGTTTGGTACTATTCTTCTACATTGCTTGAATTGAACGCACTTTTCACGGGTTTGAGTGAAGTATAATCGTGTTTGAATCAAATAGATTTCATTGAATCTGGcatgattattaaatagattaaatgagttatatagcgtgatttttatttaattattatgtcatatttgggtttatgtttttaaatttgattattattcatTCAATAGAATGTTTGAGTTTTGATATGACACAAACATGATCTATGTAACACGAGCCATGGATGCGAATCCTAATTTTATGGTGGTAcatttaggaattattttggGGAGGTGGAGCCCCAAGATGGGGGCAATGCGGAGCCATGGATGGTCTCGTGAATTGATGAATTGGAGGTTTGGGgtgggttgggttgggttggaGTCTAGGGTTGAAGGAGAATTGAATTGACATGGAGTATTTATCTCTATGGTGCCCAAGGGATACTGTGGATGGCTTGTCTCTTGGAGTCTAATCAGCGTAATTTCAAGGGCAAGTGTGTCTAATGCTTGGTGTCGTCATCATTCTATGGTTTCATGTGAGCACATACGTGAAACCATGTCAATATGGAAGGAGGCTGCTTTATTATGTTGATGCATAAGTAGCAACTAATTCATCacttttgagttccaaattttcaatatttatatgaATTCATGATGGTAGGTAATGAGATAGTTGAAAAATCAAAGTCCAACTAAAAGCTTGTTCGATGGTAATTTTAGTAAGCGTTTTTAtcgttttttaatatttgaaaagaattctgatggtaaaaattttaaatgttaaaaatgatgaaaatgtttcataaaattattataaaaaaaggaTGATTGTTATAAAGGATAAATTATCGAGATAGTAgaagatgtttgttttttgctttctcCCTTCCACTATATTTGACTTTGAAAAGATTAGTAAGGGTGTTggtttgttatttgataatggCTTATTCCCTatgttaaaatgaaaaaagccaaaaaattTGTTCATTGAGTTGTAAGATTTTGCCACATGTTTTGAACATACGAGGTCCAATTCTATAAGCCCATCTTCGTCTCTGGGACAAAAATGACATGTGGACCAAATTTTGAGCATTTCTTTCCTGTCTTAtaatattcaataatttaaaatgattgtcgattaaattattattatttattaaatagtaGGATTGTTGagtaaaattaattcatttttttttatactttgagGTTTTTACTCTTTACTAGTACTcagtaaataacaaaaaataaaaaataaatgaggaaAAGAGAAACGAATGATCAAGACAAAGGacacttcaaaattagaaaaaattatttattataagttATTATtacactatgtttggttccaaaaaatttgagggaaagaaaatagaaaggaaaagtaaaatgaaagaaaaaacagagaaaaataaaaaataaattcaaaatcaataaattatttttatatgttttttaaaatttattttacttatttttctcgTGTAaggtttaaataattttaaaatgtgtaaAATTCTAACTAATatgtaatactattttattttcttttgtatttttcatggtgaaatcaaatataagaaaataatttttcttaactttttttttcttttcttaatacttttcaaaaaccaaacataatcttaggtgatgtttgttttttgtctatatagaaaaaactaaatattttggtcttttctatttagataaaaataatcagttgatattaaccaatataattaaagtgaacttgttattaATATGTTCAATTTAGTTATGTTGGTTGATGTCATACTTTTAACTAAAtcgaaaaagttaaatatttttactttttttattaagtaaaaaaaacaaacaccatcttagtttttttgttattaactCCTTTGGGTGTGATTTTTAGAGGATTGTAAACATTTCTTAgtgtttgaaaatgttttattataaaaatatttatttgacaaaattttaaaaatttaaaatttttagagaattacTTAAAGTAATTATTGGACAATTACTTGAtgcatttttttccttagtTAAACAATGTGTTAATGTTAATAGTATAGATTCACATTAGAGTTCATTGAATCTGATTTGATTATTAAGTAgattaagagtgcgtttgatagtaattttaagaagtatttctaatctttttaataattgaaaatttttatctttcatatattaaaaatgttagaaacattttccaaaatcattatcaaacatactctaaATGAGTTATATGCgtttttattattcatattcTACGAGTTgactcatttaataaaatatctgAGTTTTGATATAACACAAACACAACCCATCGAACATGACTATGGATACGAATTATCAACTCTAATTTTATGGTCGTAcatttaggaattattttggTGAGGTGGAGCCCAAGATGGGGGCAATGTGGAGCCATGGATGGTCTTGTGGATTGATGAATTGGAGGTTTGGGTTGGGTTGGAGTCTAGGGTTGAAGGAGAATTGAATTTAAGAGGGTTGCACATGGAGCATTCTCATCTCAGTGGTGCCAAAGGGATATTGTGGATGGCTTGTTTCTTGGAGTCTAATCAGCGTAATTTCAAGGACAAGCGGTGTCTAATGCTTGGTGTCATCATCGTTCTATTGTTTCATGTGAGCACATAAGTGAGACCATGGTCAATATGGAAGGCGGCTGCTTTATTATGTCGATATGTAAGTAGCAACTAATTCATCACTTTTGAGTTCCACTTAAGGTTCGATTAAGATATA
Above is a window of Vitis vinifera cultivar Pinot Noir 40024 chromosome 11, ASM3070453v1 DNA encoding:
- the LOC100259882 gene encoding RING-H2 finger protein ATL43, which produces MSLLGFSCLVFWLFFCVDGGVGADDVVVVAANPSQSPPLPPPALPRPNFSPFRPSIAVIVGVLTTMFSITFLLLLYAKHCKRGNGVVYTGTPPLSSAARKNSGIDRTVIESLPVFRFASLRGQKDGLECAVCLNRFEPTEILRLLPKCKHAFHVECVDTWLDAHSTCPLCRYRVDPEDILLVEEPKISVAPPPEPDPPEVEKPDAEPRNPEVRRVSGRHSSAGERRSGLVQIVLHKPDETTSSRRSLDSSSSSSRKRNEPVAVGCFDRPRKDELLLTSEDRNSFERRLDHRIIVSAAGSGGFHQRWSDVQPSDLLYLRSEMIISDNRRLSSVSGSRPSLSSKGRQHRQSHQLQLHSNRKDGEQCHGTIEGGSWSGRSVINSRSVSEITGLSRLGSNYHHLDRHHQQRQAGVVSRWLAWISQSRPSVRSERAVTVAL